The nucleotide sequence GACACTCTGGTAAGACGACCGAAGAAAGTCAAAAGGAGAAAGACTATTACAGGAATCCCTGACAACATACAGAAGGAGCTAGGTATGGCTCATCAGAACTGTATTCTGTTGCCCCTGGTTACTGCTCAGCATTACCACGCTAACCTCGTTACCGTGCTTATGAGATCAATACATTCTGATAGCCGTGTGGTGTCCCCAGAGGGACCGCTTCTCCTCCTGAGTGAGGCACTGGGTGCAGGTCTTAACATCCCATGCAGATGATTTGTTGAATTTTGGTGAGAAGGGAACAGGAAGAGCTTACATGAAAACTGTTAactgggatgatggaaatgtacAGTCATGTCCTCATCTCTGTGAACCTTGGCACGCCGGGTATTTCCACAACGAAACTTACCTTCCATTTCAATCCTAAGTTTTCATAAAACTGAAAACTCATTCTAGGACTTCAAATTATGAATACTGACTCCCTAGTCATACTGACAGTGTTGGTGGCGTTTTGTCATCCAAGAGACAGTGGTGTGGGATATTTAGTAAATTCCAGTACCCTAGAAATAGTCATTTGTGTTGGATAGTGCCTTAGGAGAGCTTCCAATGAAACAATTTCATAGGTTTCTGGTATTTTCCAACCtgtgataaaaacacaaaaaagacacCTTCCCCTTTTAGGGGGAGCGGCTAGTGGAAAGGGTTATTTACATAATTCACGTATCCAGATTATTTCTGCTTATCTTTATATGTGCTTTGGATAATCCTTTTCCTTCTAtattcacttcctctctctggttTTTATTGGGCCCATTTGGGAATGTCTccagaggcagcagagagcaTACTGGGTAAGGGGCAGGTGCTCTGACACCACGCTGCGTGGATTCAAACCCTTACTCTCTGGGTGGCCTCAAGCTGATTACTTGACCTCTCGGAGTCTACTTCTGCATTCAAGAAGTGTGGGTGCTGATGCTAACAGGGCGTATGTCACAGGGTGGCTTGAGGACTTAATGAACTTAGGTGAAGCACTTGGTGCCCGGTGCTATATGTTCACTATATGTTCGCGCGAGAGCTGCTTTGATAATTACTGTTGAGAACTTAATACTACCTATTTTGAAATTTGCCTCTTCTCTGCAGCGGGCCTGTGGAGTGATTTCCTTATAGTTAACCTGATGTGTTTACTTTCATTTCCTGTTGAAGTTTATAGTCTAGAAACTCAGAATAATTATTTCTGAACGTGCCCAGGAGTCTTTGAGTCAAAATGAGTCTATCCTCACCGTGGTGATCTGTCTGTTACAGCACTTTGAGGTGGCATTGCAGCTGCCGACATTGTTCCTGTGCGTTTTTTCTCAACACCCTGCTTAAATGCCTTGTATTAGGGACAGAAGGCTCTTCTCTACCTGGTATTCTCTCGTACTGCTGCCCAGTTCTGCAGTCTGTACACTCCGCCTTCCAGACTAAAGCCACAGTGGGACAAGAATAGTGATGCTTTACTTTTGCTCTAGGTAGTTCCAGTGACCCAGATGGCATACAGGTGCCCATCTTATTTCATAATACAGGGTTTTATCACAAACAGAGGCAAGACCGCATCCATAGGATTTATGAAATTTGTCTTTGGTTCATACTGCTGCATCTGCTTCCAGATCTGGGCCAGTCCTGCTCATTCTTTCagactctttattattttttttccctctcctttagGTGACAGGTAACTAATGTAAGAAACTAGTACATACTCATATGTTCAGTACTCATATCTTACAGCACTCAGgtaacatttgtattttaaatggtcTTTTAGGGGACGTTCTTTAACCTAAAGGAGTGACTTTAAAGATGGACCCTTTGTAAGATAACAAGGTTGATGTTTTGAGGTAGTCTACATGTTAGTGGCTGTACTACCAAACAGGTAGGTTTTGGATGGCTTTTTGCAAAGAGTGTAAGAACAGTTAGGCCCAGgtaaagatatatatacacacaagtatTCAacatgaattctctctctctctatgcccctCAGCTctttacatgtgtatatataatatgatttttagAACCTCAGAGATAGAAACTTTTATCACTTTAATTACCAAACCAACCAGTATGGAGCCAGTAACTTAGTTGCCTCTTTGACCTTGCTAGAATGATCTGATCACCTACGTAAATCATAtcttctctaattttatttttaaaatcaatgattGAGTCCCCAGGGCCcatgttcatttctcttttgcatGTAATACAGAAACACCAGTAAtgctggaggaaagaaaatagcTTTCCCCATATCATTGCATTGTGATTGCCAAGCAGGAGACAGTTGATGTCATTTCATAGTCAATGACATGATTTGGATCCTAGCTGGTGGTCACCTGGGACAGTTGTATCTAAGagctactgtaaaaaaaaaaaaaaaaaaaagaaagaaagaaagaaagaagggaaaaattaaaaaaagacaaacaattgTAGTTTTATAGATAGGCTAGTTTGAAGGATTGATAGAGTAAGGGAAAACAAATACAGTAACATTCAACAGAAAATTTGGAtcatacatttttcttcattttatgacTTCTGGGTGATCTTGCCTGTTCTCCCCAATATTTTGTACTTGTTAAGTTATCTGGTGGTTCAAAGCTTTGTACTACCTAACTAATgattctcaaaaacaaacacttggtattttccataaaaattagACTTTTCTAGATACAAAATGGAGGGAATTTGTCAAACAAATGaggtaaaaagagaaatgattatcagaaaaaaaaggacattcaCTAAGAAAGATACTTGCCATTCACTAGACCTTGCCCAAGTTGTTGgggatttggattttttaaaaaatctaaccaGAGATTCTTCCAGAATTAGAGAGTTGATTGTACTTAATTCTACGTGCTTTTCACTTCAAAATCCATAAATAATGGACTCTAGAGGTGAGCCACTTAATAATGCTAAGTCAAGATATGATATTTATTGTTTCAAGCAGTTTATGGCTTGTTGccttccataatttttttttactcttactATCTTAAATGTACATAGAAATGTATTTGAACAACCCCTCATGAGTTTTCATCTTCTAGAATCAGATAGGATCATTTTgttgttatataattatatttggtTACTGAGTAATTTGGATACTTCTAGAACAGTACCTCTTCCCCAAGCAGAAAAAGCTTCATTTAAAGGAATCCccttcttggggcatctgggtggctcaggcagtgaagctgctgcctttggctcaggtcatgatcacagggttcctGGATCTCACCTACTgacgtgctccctgctcagcaaggagtctgtttgtccctctcccctggctcacgcttcccccacccctttctttctctctctctgtcaaataaataactaaaatctttatataaaataaaaggaatccccTTCTGAATAATTATTGATAGTTTGTATTAAGAATACTAGGAACATAAGATCAGACACAACTTTTTATAAATCCACATATTAAACCTTAAATTAACTAACCTGTCTTCATTgattacatgtttttttaaaaaaagattttatttatttatttgacagagattacaagtagacagaaaggcagggaagcaggctccccgctaagcagagagcctgatgtggggctcaatcccaggaccctgggatcatgacctgagtcgaaggcagaggctttaacccactgagccacccaggcgcccctgattacatttttttttaattgaatatccCTTGTAGTATTATGTAATaagtaagaaatacatataattatttctttacattatattttataatcagatACATCCTATTAAGAGTTTTAACAACACCTCAGAGGTCTATATTTGTTTGCACATGTCTTTTCATAGTCTCCTTCTGTTATTTAATTCTGGTCAAgatccatttatttgtgtcctttaaTATGTGACACTTTTTGTACTGTGAAAATATTAGAGGCTCTGTTCTGGGAATGGAACTTCAGGGATCCCTTTAATCAATGATATATGAGTTATTTTTTacgtatatttttttttttaatttttttttttttaagattttatttatttatcagagagagaggtggggagagagtaagcacaggcagacggagtagcaggcagaggcagagggagaagcaggctccctgctgagcaaggagcccgacgtgggactcgatcccaggatgctgggatcatgacctgagccgaaggcagctgcttaaccaactgagccacccaggtgtccctttacgtatatttttaaaggtcttcagaaaaaatcattatttttgttttttgttttagttttagtttttgtttaagattttatttatttgacagacacagatcacaagtaggcagagaggcaggtggggcgtggggggtgggttgggggtgtgggcaggggaagcaggctccctgctgagcagagagcccaatgcgatgcggggctcaatcctgggactccaggatcatgacctaagctgaagcagaggctttaacccactgagccacccaggcgccccaaggaaaaaaaaatcattattttaataagaaagttgtgctgggggcgcctgggtggctcagtgggttaggccgctgccttcggctcaggtcatgatctcatggtcctgggatcgagtcccgcatggagctctctgctcagcagggagcctgcttctctttctctctctctctctctctctctctctctgcctgcctctccatctacttgtgatctctgtcaaaaaaaaagaaaagaaaagaaagttgtgcTGGGCCGTAGATGGTGGACAAATTgctatatttccattttcaggaGCCTAGAATGGTTTCATGTTCAAAATTGTTAACTGAGAGAATCAGTATATTGTTTATGGCTCTTACAGACAGTTCAAAATCTACCACTGATCTCCTGCAAAAACGACtgcaattttgaaagaaaaagctaGTAAAATCCATTGTTGAATGGAATAAGGTATCTTGAATATTTGGAACCAAACTGgtgcaaactgatacagccaaACTAGTCAGTTTCTCCCTTCAGAAATCCCAAGTGGCAAaaactttatcttttgttttctttcctcaaagtggacttttctcctcctcctgcccattGCCCACTTCCTCTCTTTCTAGGGAAGAAccttatgtgtatgtgtgtgtatctgtctgtctTCAGTGAGTGTGCCTGGCAGAGGGTAGGGAAAGGAGATAGATGCTCTCTGCTAAAGATACAGGTGTGAAAATAGTCTCCATCATCACAAGTGAGGGAACAGGTACTTTATGCTTTATTCCTCATAGGATGACATCTTCTTTGTGCTTCATACAAGAACATTGCTGCCATATTTGTAATATCCTTTGCTATTCAGATGAGCAAAGTGCTTTATAGCCAGCCAGGGACAGTGGTAAATTCACGCGGGATAGGGAGGGAGTTCCCAGGAATCCCATCACCCAAGTGAGCCAAGATGCTGGCAAGTACTCAGCTTGCATTGCTCAGCAAAACCCTGCTggagatggtttttttttttaagtttttgaaacaatgtaaaaaaaactGGTTATActgttatttttcaagatttaatgTATCCTAATGGTTACTATgcatgaattgattttttttttttccctctctctctccactttgACTAAGTTGTTGGtttatggtgttttttttgttttttttttgtttttttaaagattctgttccGTTCTAGGTGGCTTGAAATCTAACTGTTACCTACACTTTagggttgtttttggttttttgttttggtttttttttttctcatccattTCCCTCTGTTTGGCCCtcttgatgcctttttttttttcctttgcttttctttaaatatacctACCTACTCTCAGTTTGGTTGTAAAGCTCCAAGAAATGAATAACTATAATTTGAGGAAAAGCTCACTGGATCAGTTCCTGCTGCTTTTCCCCCACCAGAACACAACAGATTGCTTCTGGATTTTGAATGTCACTGACAGACAGATGACAATGGTGTAAGATGGATAATGGAACGGTTGAAACACAGATGGGCCTGTAAATCACTTTTCCTTAGGTTTTCTTCtgacataaaaaattaatgtaattaacaCTGTTCTATACCAATATCCCTTGTAAATAGTGTCTCTGTAGCCTCCTGTTGAACCgttccattcatctgtctttGGGAAAGATGGTCACAGCTTGACAAGATGCCCTGCACAGTCACCTGGTGGGTGACAGGCCACCTTGAAATCTTTACTAAAAGGAGATTCTTTGAAAAGTAGATCTTCCAACAGGCACTCAGCCTTGATCTCAAAGAGAGTAACTGAGAATTCCATATGTAGCCCTTAGTCTATAGGAGGATTTGAAGTACAAATCAAGAGACGTACATGAAATTCCTAATAAAGGTTTTTACTTTAGGAGCTGTCAGTAACTATTTAAACTCTCACTCTGCTGCCTACAGGAGAAAAGAAACTAGATCAAGtagaaaatatgtgtatttttttaaatacaacaggGTAAGAAGGGGATGAGGGTACAGGTGATGAACTAAGATATTTTTAGATAACAAGCCTCTTTCTGCTTTATCTCCAGCATCAGGCACGGGCCAAGATGATGTTGGGGGTCACTCAGTATACACCCCAGACCACTACTCTACACTAGGAAGGCTTGATAGCTCTCGGTCTGCGGGGCAGCGCTCAGAAACCAGGGACTCCAGCTGTCAGACTGAGGAAGTGAAAGTTGTACCACCTTCCATGAGAAGAATCAGGGCACAGAAGGGGCAAGGCATTGCTGCCCAGATGAGCCACTTCTCAGGCTCCTCTGGGAACATGTCTGTGTTGAGCGATTCTGCGGGCATTGTATTCCCTTCCCGCCTCAACAGTGATGCTGGTTTCCACAGTCTCCCACGTTCTGGGGCGAGGGCGAGTGTTCAGTCCCTGGAGCCACGGCTGGGAGCCCTGGGCCCCACAGAAGACCTGGATGGCCCTTATGCCTACCACAGCGATCACCCACAAGTAGATGAAAACTTAGGACATTTAGGAGGAGCCTCAAGGACTGGAATGCTTTTGAGGCCCAAGTCCCAGGAGCTGAGGCCTTTTGAGAATGTAATCAGCCCAGCATGTGTGGTCTCTCCTCACGCCACCTACTCCACCAGCATCATCCCAAATGCCACACTCTCTTCCTCCTCGgagattattattattcacaCTGCTCAGAGTTCAGGACAGCTGGACAGCAAAATTACCAGCTCCTCTTCGTACGCAAAGATAAAATCCAGAGACCACCTCCTCTCCAGGCATGCTAGTAAAGAGGACCATCAGCCTCCCAGTGGGAACTGGACAGAGGGTCACCCCAGCATTCTTTCACAGGCCTTAGGTCCCCATTCCCCCGCTGCCACCACGCTGTTGTCGCTCTGTGACTCAGCGGTCTCTCTTAATATGCCAGCACATCAGGAGAATGGATCCCAAGCCATGAGCTATAACTGTAAAAACCACCTGAGCTCTCCAGCCCATGCTCAGGACGTGGATGGCAAGAGTGAGTCCAGTTACTCAGGAGGTACGGGGCCCGGCAGCTCCGAGCCCTGGGAATACAGTGCCTCTGGTAACGGGCAGGCATCCCCATTGAAGGCACATGGGGCAACTGGCTACTCCACTCCCGGGAGTAACGTGAGCAGCTGCAGTTTGGACCAGACATCCACCAAAGATGATGCCAGGTCCTTGTATTCAGAGGAGCATGATGGCTACTACACGTCTATGCAGCCTGACCCGGGATGCAGATCTGGAAACCAGAACAGTAGCGATGGCTTTGGGAACCCCAGGCACAGTGTGGTCAACGTGTTTGATGGGAGAGCTCAGAAAAACCAAGGGGACCGGTCACATTTCCGTGACAAGTCTCTCTCACGGAATATCTCTCTGAAAAAAGCGAAGAAGCCGCCTCTGCCACCCTCGAGGACGGACTCCCTGCGCAGGATTCCCAAGAAAGGCGTCCAGTCAAACGGGCAGGCGCTGAACGAGAGCCTGATCGCCTCGCTCCAGCACTCGCTGCAGCTGAGCCTCCCGGGCAAGGGCGGTAGCTCGCCCTCGCAGAGCCCCTGCAGTGACTTCGAAGAGCCTTGGCTGCCTCGCTCCCGCAGCCAGAGCACGGTGAGCGGGGGCAGCAGCATGACCTCGGCCACCACCCCCAACGTCTACTCCCTGTGCGGGGCCACGCCGTCGCAGAGCGACACGAGCAGCGTCAAGTCGGAGTACACGGACCCCTGGGGTTACTACATTGACTACACCGGCATGCAGGAAGACCCCGGGCACGCCGGCGGGGGCTGCTCGGCCGGCAGCGGGGCGCGGGCCGGGAACGGGCCAGTCCACCATGTCCACGAGGGAGCCAGGACCATGATGCCCCAAGTGCCTGGTGGCTCCATCAAACCAAAGATCACATCGCCGGAGAAATCCCACAGGGTCACTTCTCCGTCCAGTGGGTATTCCAGCCAGTCCAACACACCCACAGCACTCACCCCCGTGCCTGTGTTTTTAAAGTCAGCGTCACCAGCAAACGGGAAGGGGAAGACCAAGCCCAAGGTGCCAGAAAGGAAGTCCTCTCTGATATCTTCAGTCTCCATCTCCTCCTCGTCCACGTCTCTGTCTTCCAACACTTCCACGGAAGGGGGCGGGACCATGAAGAAGCTGGATTCGGTGCTGGCGTCTCCCCCTGCCGctgcccctcttccttctcctccctcaccATGTCCTGCGGACaagtctcctttccttcctcctcccccgcctTCAGCGGATTCCCCCAACGGcgctctgcctcagtctcccctcttcccccctccGCCGCCAGAAGCTctcactcccttctctccccccaccagcGCGTGCTTTCCTCCTCCCCACAGGGCACTTAGCCCCCTTACTCTGGGTGCCCCTGCTTCCCTGCCGCCTGCCCCCGCTTCCGGACCCTCCTCAGTTCCCCCGCCTGCCCCACCCCTTGAccccaaatggatgaaagatgcCAGGCCGCCTTTGAAAAAATCTGGCCAGCCAGAATGCTCCCGGGAGGCCTTCCGGCAGCCTCCTAACAAGGAGGAGGGCAGCAGACCCCCCATGCCCCTGATAACCACCGAAGCGTTGCAGATGGTACAGTTGAGGCCCGTGAAAAAGCACTCAGGAACCGAGCAAGCACTGTTATATGAACAAGTATCTCAGGAAAAACTAACTCCGGTTGTTCCCCAGTATCATTTAAAGCCATCTGCTTTCATGAAATCCCGAAATAGCATAAATGAAATGGAGAGTGAAAGCCAGCCTGCCTCTGTGACAAGCTCGCCGCCGACTCCTGCCAAGAGCTTGAGTCAGGGTCACCAGGACAGTGCAGCCGAGCGTGGCCTCCCGAGCCGCAGCCCGGGCAGCGCCGGGGAGTCAGAGGCTGGGCCGGACCCCAGGGCCACCCCGCTGCAGGAGCCCCCCGGCCCTTCACCCAGCAGGAAGCCGCCCCCCATTTCCAAGAAGCCCAAACTGTTCCTCGTGGTGCCGCCTCCGCAGAGAGATTTCACAGCGGAGCCCGCGGAGAATGTGAGCGGAGCATCACCCATTCCCACGAGGGGAGAGGCAACAGAGAGTTGTAGAGCCAGGGCTGGTGCTGAGGAGACGGGCCCTGGCAGCTTGGTTCTCGAGGGAGGAGCCGCAGGAGCCGCGTCCCCGGATAGAGTGAAAGCCAATGTCCCCATGGT is from Mustela erminea isolate mMusErm1 chromosome 4, mMusErm1.Pri, whole genome shotgun sequence and encodes:
- the NHSL1 gene encoding NHS-like protein 1 isoform X5 produces the protein MFCLKAVSNLDEESRWTVHYTAPWHQQENVFLPTTRPPCVEDLHRQAKLNLKSVLRECDKLRRDGYRSSQYYSQGPTFAANASPLCDDYQDEDEETDQKCSISSSEEERLISIRRPKTPTSSDFSDLNTQTNWTKSLPLPTPEEKMRQQAQTVQADVVPINITGENFDRQASLRRSLIYTDTLVRRPKKVKRRKTITGIPDNIQKELASGTGQDDVGGHSVYTPDHYSTLGRLDSSRSAGQRSETRDSSCQTEEVKVVPPSMRRIRAQKGQGIAAQMSHFSGSSGNMSVLSDSAGIVFPSRLNSDAGFHSLPRSGARASVQSLEPRLGALGPTEDLDGPYAYHSDHPQVDENLGHLGGASRTGMLLRPKSQELRPFENVISPACVVSPHATYSTSIIPNATLSSSSEIIIIHTAQSSGQLDSKITSSSSYAKIKSRDHLLSRHASKEDHQPPSGNWTEGHPSILSQALGPHSPAATTLLSLCDSAVSLNMPAHQENGSQAMSYNCKNHLSSPAHAQDVDGKSESSYSGGTGPGSSEPWEYSASGNGQASPLKAHGATGYSTPGSNVSSCSLDQTSTKDDARSLYSEEHDGYYTSMQPDPGCRSGNQNSSDGFGNPRHSVVNVFDGRAQKNQGDRSHFRDKSLSRNISLKKAKKPPLPPSRTDSLRRIPKKGVQSNGQALNESLIASLQHSLQLSLPGKGGSSPSQSPCSDFEEPWLPRSRSQSTVSGGSSMTSATTPNVYSLCGATPSQSDTSSVKSEYTDPWGYYIDYTGMQEDPGHAGGGCSAGSGARAGNGPVHHVHEGARTMMPQVPGGSIKPKITSPEKSHRVTSPSSGYSSQSNTPTALTPVPVFLKSASPANGKGKTKPKVPERKSSLISSVSISSSSTSLSSNTSTEGGGTMKKLDSVLASPPAAAPLPSPPSPCPADKSPFLPPPPPSADSPNGALPQSPLFPPPPPEALTPFSPPTSACFPPPHRALSPLTLGAPASLPPAPASGPSSVPPPAPPLDPKWMKDARPPLKKSGQPECSREAFRQPPNKEEGSRPPMPLITTEALQMVQLRPVKKHSGTEQALLYEQVSQEKLTPVVPQYHLKPSAFMKSRNSINEMESESQPASVTSSPPTPAKSLSQGHQDSAAERGLPSRSPGSAGESEAGPDPRATPLQEPPGPSPSRKPPPISKKPKLFLVVPPPQRDFTAEPAENVSGASPIPTRGEATESCRARAGAEETGPGSLVLEGGAAGAASPDRVKANVPMVQPDVSPAPTREEPGAENGADGGGSVESCLSLQDGGPGVPEPDTAGSSSEASDFLREEGSDEVMTPSRPRTTEDLFAAIHRSKRKVLGRKDSDDDHSRNHSPSPPVTPTGAAPSLASPKQVGSIQRSVRKSSTSSDNFKALLLKKGSRSDTSARMSAAEMLKNTDPRFQRSRSEPSPDTPESPSSCSPSKNRRAQEEWAKNEGLMPRSLSFSGPRYGRSRTPPSAASSRFSVRNRIQSSPMTVISEGEGEALEPVDNRARWALDTARGCSLDGLVGGETDRGSLLCGGEPATSLQVQGSSPTDGPVRAEGADPAEQSGGPLREES
- the NHSL1 gene encoding NHS-like protein 1 isoform X3: MVAFINAKIKSLIKLFKKKTVSNLDEESRWTVHYTAPWHQQENVFLPTTRPPCVEDLHRQAKLNLKSVLRECDKLRRDGYRSSQYYSQGPTFAANASPLCDDYQDEDEETDQKCSISSSEEERLISIRRPKTPTSSDFSDLNTQTNWTKSLPLPTPEEKMRQQAQTVQADVVPINITGENFDRQASLRRSLIYTDTLVRRPKKVKRRKTITGIPDNIQKELASGTGQDDVGGHSVYTPDHYSTLGRLDSSRSAGQRSETRDSSCQTEEVKVVPPSMRRIRAQKGQGIAAQMSHFSGSSGNMSVLSDSAGIVFPSRLNSDAGFHSLPRSGARASVQSLEPRLGALGPTEDLDGPYAYHSDHPQVDENLGHLGGASRTGMLLRPKSQELRPFENVISPACVVSPHATYSTSIIPNATLSSSSEIIIIHTAQSSGQLDSKITSSSSYAKIKSRDHLLSRHASKEDHQPPSGNWTEGHPSILSQALGPHSPAATTLLSLCDSAVSLNMPAHQENGSQAMSYNCKNHLSSPAHAQDVDGKSESSYSGGTGPGSSEPWEYSASGNGQASPLKAHGATGYSTPGSNVSSCSLDQTSTKDDARSLYSEEHDGYYTSMQPDPGCRSGNQNSSDGFGNPRHSVVNVFDGRAQKNQGDRSHFRDKSLSRNISLKKAKKPPLPPSRTDSLRRIPKKGVQSNGQALNESLIASLQHSLQLSLPGKGGSSPSQSPCSDFEEPWLPRSRSQSTVSGGSSMTSATTPNVYSLCGATPSQSDTSSVKSEYTDPWGYYIDYTGMQEDPGHAGGGCSAGSGARAGNGPVHHVHEGARTMMPQVPGGSIKPKITSPEKSHRVTSPSSGYSSQSNTPTALTPVPVFLKSASPANGKGKTKPKVPERKSSLISSVSISSSSTSLSSNTSTEGGGTMKKLDSVLASPPAAAPLPSPPSPCPADKSPFLPPPPPSADSPNGALPQSPLFPPPPPEALTPFSPPTSACFPPPHRALSPLTLGAPASLPPAPASGPSSVPPPAPPLDPKWMKDARPPLKKSGQPECSREAFRQPPNKEEGSRPPMPLITTEALQMVQLRPVKKHSGTEQALLYEQVSQEKLTPVVPQYHLKPSAFMKSRNSINEMESESQPASVTSSPPTPAKSLSQGHQDSAAERGLPSRSPGSAGESEAGPDPRATPLQEPPGPSPSRKPPPISKKPKLFLVVPPPQRDFTAEPAENVSGASPIPTRGEATESCRARAGAEETGPGSLVLEGGAAGAASPDRVKANVPMVQPDVSPAPTREEPGAENGADGGGSVESCLSLQDGGPGVPEPDTAGSSSEASDFLREEGSDEVMTPSRPRTTEDLFAAIHRSKRKVLGRKDSDDDHSRNHSPSPPVTPTGAAPSLASPKQVGSIQRSVRKSSTSSDNFKALLLKKGSRSDTSARMSAAEMLKNTDPRFQRSRSEPSPDTPESPSSCSPSKNRRAQEEWAKNEGLMPRSLSFSGPRYGRSRTPPSAASSRFSVRNRIQSSPMTVISEGEGEALEPVDNRARWALDTARGCSLDGLVGGETDRGSLLCGGEPATSLQVQGSSPTDGPVRAEGADPAEQSGGPLREES
- the NHSL1 gene encoding NHS-like protein 1 isoform X1 encodes the protein MKKEGSFRLKSNSGSLSRAVSWINFSSLSRQTKRLFRSDGELSVCGQQVEADDENWNYRTQPRKAVSNLDEESRWTVHYTAPWHQQENVFLPTTRPPCVEDLHRQAKLNLKSVLRECDKLRRDGYRSSQYYSQGPTFAANASPLCDDYQDEDEETDQKCSISSSEEERLISIRRPKTPTSSDFSDLNTQTNWTKSLPLPTPEEKMRQQAQTVQADVVPINITGENFDRQASLRRSLIYTDTLVRRPKKVKRRKTITGIPDNIQKELASGTGQDDVGGHSVYTPDHYSTLGRLDSSRSAGQRSETRDSSCQTEEVKVVPPSMRRIRAQKGQGIAAQMSHFSGSSGNMSVLSDSAGIVFPSRLNSDAGFHSLPRSGARASVQSLEPRLGALGPTEDLDGPYAYHSDHPQVDENLGHLGGASRTGMLLRPKSQELRPFENVISPACVVSPHATYSTSIIPNATLSSSSEIIIIHTAQSSGQLDSKITSSSSYAKIKSRDHLLSRHASKEDHQPPSGNWTEGHPSILSQALGPHSPAATTLLSLCDSAVSLNMPAHQENGSQAMSYNCKNHLSSPAHAQDVDGKSESSYSGGTGPGSSEPWEYSASGNGQASPLKAHGATGYSTPGSNVSSCSLDQTSTKDDARSLYSEEHDGYYTSMQPDPGCRSGNQNSSDGFGNPRHSVVNVFDGRAQKNQGDRSHFRDKSLSRNISLKKAKKPPLPPSRTDSLRRIPKKGVQSNGQALNESLIASLQHSLQLSLPGKGGSSPSQSPCSDFEEPWLPRSRSQSTVSGGSSMTSATTPNVYSLCGATPSQSDTSSVKSEYTDPWGYYIDYTGMQEDPGHAGGGCSAGSGARAGNGPVHHVHEGARTMMPQVPGGSIKPKITSPEKSHRVTSPSSGYSSQSNTPTALTPVPVFLKSASPANGKGKTKPKVPERKSSLISSVSISSSSTSLSSNTSTEGGGTMKKLDSVLASPPAAAPLPSPPSPCPADKSPFLPPPPPSADSPNGALPQSPLFPPPPPEALTPFSPPTSACFPPPHRALSPLTLGAPASLPPAPASGPSSVPPPAPPLDPKWMKDARPPLKKSGQPECSREAFRQPPNKEEGSRPPMPLITTEALQMVQLRPVKKHSGTEQALLYEQVSQEKLTPVVPQYHLKPSAFMKSRNSINEMESESQPASVTSSPPTPAKSLSQGHQDSAAERGLPSRSPGSAGESEAGPDPRATPLQEPPGPSPSRKPPPISKKPKLFLVVPPPQRDFTAEPAENVSGASPIPTRGEATESCRARAGAEETGPGSLVLEGGAAGAASPDRVKANVPMVQPDVSPAPTREEPGAENGADGGGSVESCLSLQDGGPGVPEPDTAGSSSEASDFLREEGSDEVMTPSRPRTTEDLFAAIHRSKRKVLGRKDSDDDHSRNHSPSPPVTPTGAAPSLASPKQVGSIQRSVRKSSTSSDNFKALLLKKGSRSDTSARMSAAEMLKNTDPRFQRSRSEPSPDTPESPSSCSPSKNRRAQEEWAKNEGLMPRSLSFSGPRYGRSRTPPSAASSRFSVRNRIQSSPMTVISEGEGEALEPVDNRARWALDTARGCSLDGLVGGETDRGSLLCGGEPATSLQVQGSSPTDGPVRAEGADPAEQSGGPLREES